The following coding sequences are from one Desulfosporosinus orientis DSM 765 window:
- the eutL gene encoding ethanolamine utilization microcompartment protein EutL: MIEPIKAKALAVRLIPNVAPDFAEKLGLTEYQRSIGMITADIDDSTYVALDEATKKAEVEVVYAKSFYCGAARASGPLSGEIIGILAGPNPAEVRAGIDACIEHLENECWFYTCDGGKTAFFPHTISRTGSYLSKVAGIQEGQPLSYLIAPPIEAMFGLDAALKAAEVSMKAFYGPPTETNFGGGLLTGSQSACKSACEAFQRAVIDVCEHGLKF, encoded by the coding sequence ATGATAGAGCCCATTAAGGCAAAAGCATTAGCAGTAAGATTAATCCCCAATGTCGCCCCGGATTTCGCTGAAAAATTAGGCCTTACAGAATATCAGCGCTCAATCGGTATGATCACCGCTGACATTGATGATTCAACTTATGTCGCTTTAGACGAGGCTACTAAAAAAGCCGAAGTAGAAGTAGTTTATGCCAAAAGTTTTTATTGTGGAGCAGCTCGTGCATCAGGTCCACTATCAGGTGAAATCATCGGAATTTTAGCCGGCCCAAATCCTGCTGAAGTCCGGGCAGGCATAGATGCTTGCATTGAGCACCTGGAGAATGAATGTTGGTTCTATACTTGTGACGGAGGAAAAACGGCGTTTTTCCCGCACACGATCTCCAGAACCGGAAGCTACCTATCTAAAGTTGCAGGAATTCAAGAAGGACAACCTCTGTCTTATCTTATTGCACCCCCAATTGAAGCTATGTTCGGCTTGGATGCAGCTCTGAAAGCTGCTGAAGTCAGCATGAAAGCTTTTTACGGACCACCTACAGAAACGAACTTTGGCGGCGGACTCTTAACCGGTTCGCAAAGCGCTTGTAAATCTGCCTGTGAGGCCTTTCAAAGAGCCGTTATCGATGTCTGTGAACACGGCTTAAAATTTTAG
- a CDS encoding 4Fe-4S dicluster domain-containing protein, with protein sequence MNMQMKEISGKVREAGVVGAGGAGFPTHVKLSAQAEIVIVNGAECEPLLKTDQQLAARYPDLLVKGLTLAMASTGAQKGIIALKAKYKEAIAALEPYIRNTEGIEIAIMPDIYPAGDEVMTIWLTTGRRVPPGGIPINIGVVVNNVQTLINVAKAEAGIPVTTRTLTVTGAVKKPITVTVPIGTPLREVLDLAGGEEADLAYINGGPMMGKLISDLSDTVTKTTGGLIGLPRDHMLIQRKESSVEGILRIAKTVCEQCSFCTDLCPRHMIGHELSPHRLIRAVNYKNLADLSLLATALTCSECGVCEAYACPVGISPLRVNVALKAELRSQGIKYQGELGKADPMAQHRLIPSSRLMDRLRLRSFYKEAPMTGEVYEGKEVRIKLQQHIGAPAAAVVKEGDVVEAGQRIGEIPSGALGANIHASISGTVTQVTPQAITIRKGGAAR encoded by the coding sequence ATGAATATGCAAATGAAAGAGATTAGCGGCAAGGTACGGGAAGCCGGAGTAGTCGGGGCCGGGGGAGCGGGATTTCCCACCCATGTCAAGTTGTCTGCCCAGGCAGAGATCGTCATCGTCAACGGGGCAGAGTGTGAGCCCCTGCTGAAAACCGACCAGCAATTGGCGGCCCGCTACCCGGATCTTTTAGTTAAAGGCCTGACCCTGGCCATGGCCTCAACAGGAGCCCAAAAAGGGATCATCGCCTTAAAAGCGAAATACAAGGAAGCCATTGCCGCCTTAGAACCCTATATCCGGAACACAGAGGGAATTGAAATTGCCATCATGCCCGATATCTATCCGGCGGGAGACGAAGTGATGACCATTTGGTTAACCACCGGCAGACGGGTGCCCCCTGGAGGAATCCCCATCAACATCGGCGTAGTGGTGAACAACGTCCAAACCCTCATCAATGTAGCCAAAGCCGAGGCAGGGATCCCCGTCACAACCCGAACTCTCACCGTCACAGGAGCCGTTAAGAAGCCCATCACCGTCACCGTACCCATCGGCACCCCTCTGAGGGAGGTCCTGGATCTGGCCGGAGGGGAAGAAGCGGACCTGGCCTATATCAACGGAGGCCCCATGATGGGCAAACTCATCAGCGACCTGTCCGACACAGTAACCAAGACCACGGGAGGGCTGATCGGACTGCCCAGGGACCACATGCTCATCCAGCGCAAGGAAAGCAGCGTGGAAGGGATTCTGCGCATCGCCAAAACCGTCTGTGAACAGTGCAGCTTCTGTACGGATCTCTGTCCACGGCACATGATCGGCCACGAACTATCTCCTCATCGCTTAATCCGAGCGGTTAATTATAAAAATCTGGCCGACCTGTCCTTACTTGCCACGGCCCTGACCTGTTCAGAATGCGGAGTATGTGAAGCCTATGCCTGCCCGGTGGGAATATCCCCCCTGAGAGTGAATGTAGCCTTAAAAGCAGAGCTAAGGTCCCAGGGGATCAAATACCAGGGAGAACTGGGCAAAGCGGACCCCATGGCCCAACACCGCTTAATCCCATCCTCACGCTTAATGGACCGCTTGAGACTGCGTTCCTTTTACAAAGAAGCACCCATGACCGGGGAAGTGTATGAAGGGAAAGAAGTCCGGATCAAGCTGCAGCAGCACATAGGAGCACCGGCAGCGGCGGTAGTCAAAGAGGGGGATGTTGTGGAAGCGGGACAACGGATCGGAGAAATCCCGTCAGGAGCCCTGGGAGCGAACATCCATGCCAGCATCTCTGGAACG
- a CDS encoding flavoprotein, whose translation MNEELINQIVRRILSDASLQGLLQGSGTSEGNNVKSEALVLLNYVPDFQRVLSTVQQRWGESFTLRVLPSDQVYMAKPELPEGMCWITVEEAMAKADWSKIILPSCSANTLAKAALGIRDNPICEMIGRGISRGCSIELVTEYLGLTDQTPPAYRELYEGYIQKLQSYGVTVWGNLAGGQALTGQPVQAQPGLSNQPIQPSQPSQSSPQPSAAGEPRQQIFHSESVSPRDEVRFTKKFLGDKQAYGFPEGATVYVRPETVISPLARDTLRMRRIELCMEKEEGR comes from the coding sequence ATGAATGAAGAACTGATCAACCAAATTGTGCGCCGCATTTTGTCGGATGCGTCCTTACAAGGATTGCTCCAGGGAAGTGGAACCTCAGAAGGGAATAACGTCAAATCTGAAGCTCTGGTTCTCTTAAACTATGTCCCGGATTTTCAGCGGGTTTTAAGTACAGTGCAGCAGCGCTGGGGAGAAAGCTTCACACTTAGAGTTTTACCTAGTGATCAAGTGTATATGGCTAAACCGGAACTGCCTGAGGGCATGTGCTGGATCACAGTGGAAGAGGCTATGGCTAAGGCCGACTGGTCGAAAATCATCCTGCCGTCTTGTTCCGCCAACACTTTAGCTAAAGCTGCCTTGGGCATTCGCGACAACCCTATCTGTGAAATGATTGGGAGAGGAATCAGCCGGGGATGCTCCATAGAATTGGTAACGGAGTATTTGGGGCTCACCGATCAAACGCCCCCGGCTTACCGGGAACTGTATGAAGGCTATATCCAGAAGCTTCAATCTTACGGAGTGACGGTCTGGGGAAACTTGGCTGGCGGTCAGGCCTTAACAGGCCAACCTGTTCAAGCCCAACCCGGCCTATCCAATCAACCTATTCAACCCAGCCAACCCAGTCAATCCAGCCCGCAGCCTTCTGCAGCAGGGGAGCCCCGACAGCAAATCTTTCACTCAGAGAGTGTTTCTCCCAGAGACGAGGTTCGTTTCACCAAGAAATTCCTGGGGGATAAACAAGCCTATGGCTTCCCGGAAGGAGCCACGGTCTATGTCAGACCAGAGACGGTTATCTCCCCTCTGGCCCGGGATACCTTAAGAATGCGCCGCATTGAGCTGTGCATGGAGAAGGAGGAAGGACGATGA
- a CDS encoding sigma-54 interaction domain-containing protein, translating to MSVEPDNLDFDTLKKILDNSHDEIYVTNANGIVIYVNNACEKHYGVKASEIVGKKSREISEKKYWGPRISPIAIDKKMSITLEQKTCTGKTLLTTATPIFDEDGNIEMIIENSRDVTESEGIRHELEKSTQLLKRYKKEVAVLREKETKIPEFVCKSSKMESLLKLVRRIASVNSTVLLLGESGSGKGHMAKYIHNNSPNKDGPFITVNCASIPSELMEAEMFGYSKGAFTGANVKGNIGLIELANEGTLFLDEIAELSPRMQAKLLQVLHENQYFKVGGREIQQVNCRVIAATNRDLQAMISKGDFREDLYYRLNIFELVLPPLRERKEEIIPLTQEILGKFNQKYKLDHEFSEKVYELFVKYPWPGNVRELENIIERLTVVTQDNVINEHDLPKSFLTSIEHQTPPHPTASNKPLSLDEALCDVEKNMILQAYNELGSSYEVAKFLEISQSKASRLIRKYFPTNDYREN from the coding sequence ATGAGTGTCGAACCTGACAACTTGGATTTTGATACATTAAAGAAAATACTCGACAATTCTCATGATGAGATCTATGTTACAAATGCAAACGGAATCGTCATATACGTAAACAACGCCTGTGAGAAACACTACGGTGTCAAAGCCTCCGAGATTGTTGGCAAGAAATCCCGGGAAATTTCCGAAAAGAAATACTGGGGTCCCCGAATCAGTCCTATTGCTATTGATAAAAAAATGAGCATTACTCTTGAACAAAAAACATGTACCGGCAAAACATTACTTACCACTGCGACCCCGATTTTTGATGAAGATGGCAACATTGAAATGATCATAGAAAATTCCAGAGATGTAACTGAATCTGAAGGCATCCGCCATGAATTAGAGAAAAGTACCCAGCTTTTAAAAAGATATAAAAAGGAGGTTGCCGTCCTTCGGGAGAAAGAAACTAAAATTCCTGAGTTTGTGTGTAAAAGCTCGAAAATGGAATCCCTTCTCAAACTTGTGCGGCGAATTGCTTCTGTTAATTCAACCGTTCTGCTGCTGGGTGAGTCAGGGTCCGGAAAAGGGCACATGGCTAAATATATCCATAACAACAGCCCCAACAAAGACGGGCCATTTATAACTGTTAACTGTGCTTCCATACCTTCAGAGCTTATGGAAGCAGAAATGTTTGGATATTCTAAAGGCGCTTTTACAGGTGCTAACGTCAAAGGAAACATCGGCTTAATTGAGCTGGCCAATGAAGGTACTCTTTTCTTGGACGAAATAGCAGAACTCTCTCCTCGCATGCAGGCTAAGCTTCTCCAGGTACTCCACGAAAATCAATACTTTAAAGTTGGAGGACGCGAGATTCAGCAAGTCAATTGCCGGGTCATCGCCGCGACCAATCGCGACTTACAAGCCATGATCTCAAAAGGCGATTTCCGGGAAGATTTATATTATCGTTTAAATATCTTCGAACTGGTACTGCCTCCTCTGCGAGAAAGAAAAGAAGAAATCATTCCTCTTACCCAGGAGATCCTCGGTAAATTCAATCAAAAATACAAACTGGATCACGAATTCAGTGAAAAAGTCTATGAGTTGTTTGTTAAATATCCTTGGCCAGGGAATGTCCGTGAACTGGAAAATATCATTGAACGCTTAACCGTTGTAACCCAGGATAATGTTATTAATGAACATGATTTGCCAAAGTCGTTTCTAACTTCAATTGAACATCAAACCCCACCGCATCCCACAGCTTCCAACAAACCTCTTTCCCTTGATGAGGCACTCTGTGATGTGGAAAAAAACATGATTTTACAAGCTTATAATGAATTGGGCAGTTCATATGAGGTTGCCAAGTTCTTGGAAATCAGCCAAAGCAAAGCCAGTCGCTTAATTCGCAAGTATTTCCCGACGAATGATTATCGAGAAAACTAA
- a CDS encoding BMC domain-containing protein, with translation MAQDRRVIALGMIETKGLIPAIEAADQMLKAANVELCGKEHVSGGLVSVMVRGDVGAVKAAVDAGAAAAQRVGALLSVHVIPRPHQDVEYILPVGDNKGYGDK, from the coding sequence ATGGCACAAGATCGAAGAGTTATCGCTCTTGGAATGATAGAAACCAAAGGATTAATCCCAGCCATCGAAGCAGCTGACCAAATGTTAAAAGCAGCAAATGTTGAACTGTGCGGGAAAGAACATGTTTCCGGCGGACTGGTTTCAGTCATGGTCCGGGGGGACGTAGGGGCCGTCAAGGCCGCTGTCGATGCAGGAGCAGCAGCAGCTCAGCGAGTCGGGGCGCTTCTCAGCGTCCATGTTATACCTCGGCCTCATCAAGACGTTGAGTATATTCTGCCTGTCGGTGACAATAAGGGTTATGGAGATAAATAA
- a CDS encoding BMC domain-containing protein, with protein sequence MAIREDLVALGMVETRGVVGAVEAADAMVKAANVTLIGKVKVGGALVTVMVRGDVGAVKASVDAGAAAAERVGELVSCHVIPRPHPELEAILPKLPVFEEKPKSKNVENK encoded by the coding sequence ATGGCTATTAGGGAAGATCTCGTAGCACTAGGTATGGTTGAAACCCGCGGAGTCGTTGGAGCCGTTGAGGCAGCGGATGCCATGGTTAAAGCAGCCAATGTTACCTTAATCGGGAAAGTAAAAGTTGGAGGCGCCTTGGTGACGGTCATGGTTCGTGGAGATGTGGGAGCAGTTAAAGCTTCCGTGGATGCGGGAGCCGCAGCGGCAGAGCGAGTCGGAGAGTTGGTAAGTTGTCATGTTATTCCTCGTCCTCATCCGGAACTAGAAGCCATTTTGCCTAAATTACCGGTTTTCGAAGAAAAGCCTAAATCGAAAAACGTTGAAAACAAATAA
- the pduL gene encoding phosphate propanoyltransferase, with amino-acid sequence MIVTEYELRANWHKTKDKLIIMPPGSVITPSARDFITSKGIEVQIEGNGLKDIRKTTLSNASQSMVNNKQPEPVSAPAEISKEKAATSNGSSSPSSAKPEHMTHLRAGSLVTKTHPIIAYRGQLDLFQCELVEAQGFFQLAGERELIGKLDEIAALCRQLMVSEVKQEPFQWTTLIGLTPEELRERSHHPQKYFGIDHTPLSYTHGPVVAKLHHLRAKSREVELYANRAFTDETGACSRTDLIQALNRLSSAFYILACEVRGRKNKDLKEKWVPVGTSNRHIHLSQGDLTALFGENYQLTVQKELSQPGQFAAKETVTLVGPKGSLEKVRVLGPVRKNTQVEISVTDCFKLGVKPVIRDSGEHEGTPGLEIVGPAGKVQLESGVMVASRHIHLHTDDAQEWSLKDGDRVCVRVESGRPIVYEDVLIRVSDQYQKEMHLDLDEANAALVVPTSRGKLMEV; translated from the coding sequence TTGATCGTCACAGAATATGAACTTAGAGCCAATTGGCATAAAACCAAGGATAAATTGATTATCATGCCGCCGGGCAGTGTGATTACTCCATCGGCAAGAGATTTCATTACGTCTAAGGGAATCGAAGTTCAGATAGAAGGAAACGGACTTAAGGACATTCGCAAGACAACGTTATCAAATGCGTCTCAAAGTATGGTTAACAATAAACAGCCAGAGCCGGTTTCAGCACCGGCTGAAATATCTAAAGAGAAAGCAGCAACATCTAACGGCTCTTCAAGTCCTTCAAGTGCTAAGCCAGAGCATATGACCCATTTGCGGGCAGGATCTTTAGTGACTAAAACACATCCTATTATTGCTTATCGCGGACAATTGGATTTGTTTCAATGTGAATTGGTCGAAGCTCAAGGATTCTTTCAACTCGCAGGAGAACGTGAGCTGATAGGAAAATTAGATGAGATCGCTGCCCTTTGCCGGCAGCTTATGGTTAGTGAAGTTAAACAGGAACCTTTCCAATGGACAACCTTGATTGGGCTTACCCCCGAAGAGCTGCGGGAAAGATCCCATCATCCCCAAAAATATTTTGGGATCGATCATACACCCCTCAGCTATACTCATGGCCCCGTTGTTGCAAAACTTCATCATCTAAGAGCAAAGTCCAGAGAAGTTGAGCTCTATGCCAACAGGGCATTTACTGATGAAACTGGGGCTTGCAGCCGAACGGATTTGATACAGGCTTTGAATCGTCTTTCCAGCGCCTTCTATATCCTGGCCTGCGAAGTAAGAGGCCGAAAAAACAAAGATCTCAAGGAGAAGTGGGTTCCTGTCGGAACATCCAACCGCCATATTCATCTCTCCCAAGGGGATTTAACGGCACTCTTCGGTGAAAACTATCAGTTAACGGTCCAAAAAGAACTCTCCCAGCCGGGGCAGTTTGCTGCCAAAGAAACTGTCACTTTAGTGGGGCCTAAGGGGAGTTTGGAAAAGGTTCGCGTATTAGGTCCTGTCCGTAAGAATACTCAAGTGGAAATCAGTGTTACGGATTGTTTTAAACTTGGCGTTAAGCCGGTTATTCGAGATTCAGGTGAACATGAGGGAACGCCTGGTTTAGAGATTGTCGGACCTGCAGGTAAAGTCCAACTTGAGTCCGGGGTTATGGTTGCCAGCAGGCATATCCATCTCCATACGGATGATGCTCAAGAATGGTCGCTCAAGGATGGAGATCGAGTGTGTGTTCGAGTAGAGAGCGGTCGTCCTATTGTCTATGAAGACGTACTGATTCGTGTCAGTGACCAATACCAAAAAGAGATGCACCTGGATTTAGATGAAGCGAATGCTGCCCTCGTCGTACCAACAAGCCGGGGAAAACTCATGGAGGTATGA
- a CDS encoding EutN/CcmL family microcompartment protein, with protein MILARVIGHVWSTRKEESLRGLKFLVVQPVTLSYQEDGTPKLEEIGNSLIAADQIGAGEDEIVMVASGSSARQGLANNSIPIDATIVGIIDKETFEA; from the coding sequence ATGATTCTGGCCCGTGTTATCGGCCACGTCTGGTCAACCCGTAAAGAAGAATCTCTCCGGGGCCTGAAATTTCTCGTCGTCCAGCCGGTAACCCTCTCCTATCAAGAGGATGGAACCCCCAAGCTGGAGGAAATTGGGAATTCCCTCATCGCAGCGGATCAAATCGGAGCCGGCGAAGATGAAATCGTCATGGTAGCCAGCGGTTCCTCAGCCCGGCAGGGATTAGCCAACAACAGCATTCCCATTGATGCCACCATCGTGGGGATTATCGATAAAGAAACCTTTGAAGCGTAA
- a CDS encoding acetaldehyde dehydrogenase (acetylating) gives MELDRDLCSLQEARNLVRAARKAQEALMDFTQEQVDKIIDMMREAGEANAARLAMMAVSETGMGNYNDKCFKNYFASRTLYDFIKPMKTVGLIREDHENKLWEIAEPVGVIAGIVPTTNPTSTVIYKAMIALKSRNAIVFSPHPSAVRCTNEAAKIMHQAAVAAGAPEGVIGCIMNVSMGATNELMKHPSVAMILATGGSALVKAAYSSGKPALGVGPGNVPAFVERSADLPKAAEYIVMGKTFDNGTICASEQAIVAEECIADELITQLKRQGAYFLDPEEVAKVSKVVMLPNGGVNPKVVGKDPKFIAQMAGITIPDNTRCLVAPLAGVGPQWPLSYEKLTTVLAFYRVADWHEGCERCFQLLEAGGVGHSLSLHCNNEEIIREFALKKPVNRLLVNTPAAMGGVGATTGLAPSFTLGCGTWAGSSVSENVTPLHLINVKRVAWHQGIPERKPVEPISAVESCEKSQAPKVDAQLVQEIIAQVMQHLNGMKC, from the coding sequence ATGGAACTGGATCGAGATTTATGTTCATTACAAGAAGCCCGAAATTTAGTACGAGCTGCCCGCAAAGCCCAAGAAGCCCTCATGGACTTTACACAAGAACAAGTTGATAAAATTATCGACATGATGCGTGAAGCAGGGGAAGCCAATGCTGCTCGACTGGCCATGATGGCAGTCTCTGAAACGGGTATGGGAAACTATAATGACAAATGTTTCAAGAATTATTTTGCCTCCCGCACCCTCTATGACTTCATAAAACCTATGAAGACAGTGGGATTGATCCGGGAAGATCACGAGAATAAACTATGGGAAATTGCTGAGCCTGTGGGAGTCATCGCGGGAATTGTACCGACGACAAACCCAACCTCAACGGTTATATACAAAGCTATGATAGCTCTGAAATCCCGGAATGCCATTGTCTTTTCTCCACATCCCAGTGCAGTACGCTGTACCAATGAAGCTGCCAAAATTATGCATCAAGCAGCAGTGGCGGCAGGAGCGCCTGAAGGAGTTATTGGTTGTATCATGAATGTATCCATGGGAGCCACTAACGAACTCATGAAACACCCCAGTGTCGCCATGATTTTGGCAACCGGCGGAAGCGCTTTAGTAAAGGCCGCTTATAGCAGCGGGAAACCTGCGTTAGGTGTTGGCCCCGGTAACGTGCCCGCTTTCGTAGAGCGAAGCGCAGATCTCCCTAAAGCTGCCGAATATATTGTTATGGGTAAAACCTTTGACAATGGAACGATTTGTGCCTCAGAACAAGCTATTGTAGCAGAAGAGTGTATTGCCGACGAACTTATCACCCAGCTTAAACGACAAGGAGCTTATTTCCTTGATCCCGAGGAAGTAGCGAAGGTCTCAAAAGTCGTTATGCTGCCTAACGGAGGAGTCAATCCCAAAGTTGTGGGCAAAGACCCTAAATTCATTGCCCAAATGGCGGGAATTACAATCCCGGATAACACGAGATGCTTAGTTGCTCCCTTAGCGGGCGTCGGACCTCAATGGCCTTTATCTTACGAAAAGCTGACAACGGTTTTAGCATTTTACAGAGTGGCAGATTGGCATGAAGGGTGTGAACGCTGCTTCCAGCTCTTAGAAGCGGGCGGAGTAGGCCATAGCCTGTCACTACACTGTAATAATGAAGAAATTATTCGCGAGTTTGCCCTTAAAAAGCCGGTTAATCGCTTGCTTGTCAATACTCCGGCCGCTATGGGAGGCGTCGGCGCAACCACAGGCTTAGCTCCATCCTTTACCTTAGGCTGCGGGACTTGGGCTGGATCAAGTGTTTCTGAAAACGTCACACCCCTGCATCTTATCAACGTCAAACGAGTGGCCTGGCATCAAGGAATCCCTGAACGCAAACCGGTTGAGCCCATCAGCGCTGTGGAAAGCTGCGAGAAATCCCAAGCTCCAAAGGTTGATGCCCAATTAGTACAGGAGATTATTGCTCAAGTTATGCAACATCTCAACGGCATGAAGTGTTAA